One window from the genome of Mumia sp. ZJ1417 encodes:
- a CDS encoding NAD(P)H-binding protein, producing MRVLVTGATGFIGRRLVPSLVADGHEVLAMTRRPDAYEGEGTAVFGDVHDAASLSPALEGVESAYYLVHSLGSEDFVRRDAQAARAFGEAAAAAGVWRIVYLGGLGDDSDELSPHLRSRREVEGLLAEGGVPVTTLRAGIVVGHGGISWEMTRQLVEHLPAMVTPRWVSTRTQPIAVDDVIRYLVGVLSLPEGTDRAYEIGGPDVLAYAAMMRRLADIEGRHPVILPVPLLSPGLSALWLALVTDVDTRTGRSLVGSMVNEVVVRDDAIREVVPFEPLAYDEAVRRALAERAREQEDGGSS from the coding sequence ATGCGTGTACTCGTGACGGGAGCCACGGGATTCATCGGGCGCAGACTTGTCCCGTCGCTGGTGGCGGACGGGCACGAGGTGCTCGCGATGACCCGTCGGCCCGACGCGTACGAGGGCGAGGGGACGGCCGTCTTCGGCGACGTGCACGACGCCGCCTCCCTGTCGCCCGCCCTGGAGGGCGTGGAGTCGGCGTACTACCTCGTCCACTCCCTCGGATCGGAGGACTTCGTCCGGCGTGATGCGCAGGCGGCGCGCGCGTTCGGTGAGGCGGCGGCCGCGGCCGGGGTCTGGCGCATCGTCTACCTGGGCGGGCTCGGCGACGACAGCGACGAACTCTCTCCCCATCTGCGCAGCCGGCGCGAGGTCGAGGGCCTGCTGGCGGAGGGCGGCGTCCCGGTCACGACGCTGCGTGCGGGGATCGTCGTCGGTCACGGCGGCATCTCGTGGGAGATGACGCGTCAGCTCGTCGAGCACCTGCCGGCGATGGTGACGCCGCGCTGGGTGAGCACACGGACGCAGCCGATCGCCGTGGACGACGTGATCCGCTACCTCGTCGGAGTGCTGAGCCTGCCCGAAGGCACCGACCGGGCGTACGAGATCGGCGGCCCGGACGTCCTCGCGTACGCGGCGATGATGCGCCGCCTCGCCGACATCGAGGGGCGCCATCCGGTGATCCTCCCGGTCCCGCTGCTCAGTCCGGGGCTCTCGGCGCTGTGGCTCGCCCTCGTCACCGACGTCGACACGCGGACGGGGCGTTCGCTGGTGGGCTCGATGGTCAACGAGGTCGTGGTCCGCGACGACGCCATCCGCGAGGTGGTGCCGTTCGAGCCGCTCGCGTACGACGAGGCGGTACGGCGGGCGCTCGCCGAGCGCGCCCGGGAGCAGGAGGACGGTGGGTCCTCGTGA
- a CDS encoding transporter substrate-binding domain-containing protein → MKVTGRGLSRAFAAAAGALALTVSMAACGGDDSDDASKEVDGIKIVEGDTLTICTHLPYKPFQYRDDSDEVVGFDTDLLALLADDMGIDHKVVDIDWAQITSGAAFKAGKCDVGMGAMTITDERAGALAISDPYFDATQALLVKADSGIEDLSALKGKKIGVQTDTTGAMYAEENAEANGYSVVTFEDMALQANAVKAGSIDAAINDNGVLFDFAKDNPDTAVTTEFDTGEQYGFPAAKDANGEKIIERLNEVLATAKEDGTYDEIYEKYFGTKPSTR, encoded by the coding sequence ATGAAGGTCACCGGACGAGGCCTCAGCAGGGCGTTCGCCGCCGCTGCCGGAGCACTCGCGCTCACCGTCTCGATGGCCGCCTGTGGCGGTGACGACAGCGACGACGCGAGCAAGGAGGTCGACGGCATCAAGATCGTGGAGGGCGACACGCTCACGATCTGCACGCACCTTCCCTACAAGCCGTTCCAGTACCGCGACGACAGCGATGAGGTCGTCGGCTTCGACACCGACCTGCTCGCGCTGCTGGCCGACGACATGGGCATCGACCACAAGGTCGTCGACATCGACTGGGCCCAGATCACCTCCGGCGCCGCGTTCAAGGCCGGCAAGTGCGACGTCGGCATGGGCGCCATGACGATCACCGACGAGCGTGCCGGTGCACTCGCGATCTCCGACCCGTACTTCGACGCCACCCAGGCCCTGCTCGTCAAGGCCGACTCGGGCATCGAGGACCTCTCGGCGCTCAAGGGCAAGAAGATCGGCGTCCAGACGGACACCACCGGCGCGATGTACGCCGAGGAGAACGCCGAGGCCAACGGCTACAGCGTCGTCACGTTCGAGGACATGGCGCTGCAGGCCAACGCCGTCAAGGCGGGCTCGATCGACGCCGCGATCAACGACAACGGCGTGCTGTTCGACTTCGCCAAGGACAACCCCGACACCGCGGTGACGACGGAGTTCGACACGGGCGAGCAGTACGGCTTCCCGGCGGCCAAGGACGCCAACGGCGAGAAGATCATCGAGCGCCTCAACGAGGTCCTCGCGACCGCCAAGGAAGACGGCACATACGACGAGATCTACGAGAAGTACTTCGGCACCAAGCCGTCGACCCGTTGA
- a CDS encoding amino acid ABC transporter permease, producing MSTPTDLAPTRRPLSPRKRAQRIRAVQYTVLVLLIAAAVLFADWPQIKDVFFRPDLVEKTITSGLGHALFNTIVYTLGAFVFGIVVGTIFAIMRLSQIGPYRWIATIYIEFFRGLPALIVFLVFTLLPLAFPGMRIPWDPYGTVWLALGIVGSAYLAETIRGGIQAVPKGQVEAARSLGMTSSQAMRKVVLPQAFRTMLPPLTNELILLVKDSSLVYIIGLSKEHYELTKFGRELANQNVNVTPLVVAGIAYLIITLPLSMLVRRLEANAGKAR from the coding sequence ATGAGCACCCCCACCGACTTGGCTCCGACCCGTCGTCCGCTGAGCCCGCGCAAGCGGGCTCAGCGGATCCGGGCCGTCCAGTACACCGTCCTCGTCCTGCTCATCGCCGCCGCCGTGCTGTTCGCGGACTGGCCTCAGATCAAGGACGTCTTCTTCCGGCCCGACCTCGTCGAGAAGACGATCACGAGCGGGCTCGGCCACGCGCTCTTCAACACGATCGTCTACACCCTCGGCGCCTTCGTCTTCGGCATCGTCGTCGGTACGATCTTCGCGATCATGCGGCTCTCGCAGATCGGCCCGTACCGGTGGATCGCCACCATCTACATCGAGTTCTTCCGCGGCCTGCCCGCGCTGATCGTCTTCCTCGTCTTCACGCTGCTGCCGCTGGCCTTCCCGGGCATGCGCATCCCATGGGACCCGTACGGCACGGTCTGGCTCGCCCTCGGCATCGTCGGCAGCGCCTATCTCGCGGAGACGATCCGCGGCGGCATCCAGGCCGTCCCCAAGGGCCAGGTCGAAGCCGCCCGCTCGCTCGGCATGACGTCCAGCCAGGCGATGCGCAAGGTCGTCCTCCCGCAGGCGTTCCGTACGATGCTGCCGCCGTTGACCAACGAGCTGATCTTGCTGGTCAAGGACTCGTCGCTGGTCTACATCATCGGGCTGTCCAAGGAGCACTACGAGCTCACGAAGTTCGGACGCGAGCTGGCGAACCAGAACGTCAACGTGACGCCACTGGTCGTCGCCGGCATCGCGTACCTCATCATCACTCTCCCGCTCTCGATGCTGGTCCGCCGGCTCGAGGCCAACGCAGGAAAGGCACGTTGA
- a CDS encoding amino acid ABC transporter ATP-binding protein: MSDALVEIRDLHKSFGDNHVLRGIDFEVAPGEVVCVIGPSGSGKSTLLRCVNLLEEPSSGTVLVAGEDLTDPDCDIDAARRHIGMVFQSFNLFPHHTALSNCMVSQQTVLKRGKKEARKIAEENLDRVGLTDKHDAYPAKLSGGQQQRVAIARALSMAPNLMLFDEPTSALDPELVGEVLTVMRKLAEEGMTMLVVTHEMAFAREVADRVVFMDGGVIVEQGTPHDVIGSPKEPRTKEFLRRVLDPTHVSPS; this comes from the coding sequence ATGTCCGACGCACTCGTCGAGATCCGCGACCTGCACAAGTCCTTCGGCGACAACCACGTCCTGCGCGGGATCGACTTCGAGGTCGCCCCCGGCGAGGTGGTCTGCGTGATCGGTCCGTCGGGCTCCGGCAAGTCGACGCTGCTGCGCTGTGTCAACCTGCTGGAGGAGCCGAGCAGCGGCACGGTCCTCGTCGCCGGCGAGGACCTCACCGATCCCGACTGCGACATCGACGCCGCCCGCCGGCACATCGGCATGGTGTTCCAGAGCTTCAACCTGTTCCCGCACCACACGGCGCTGAGCAACTGCATGGTCTCCCAGCAGACGGTGCTCAAGCGGGGCAAGAAGGAAGCCCGCAAGATCGCCGAGGAGAACCTCGACCGCGTGGGGCTCACCGACAAGCACGACGCCTACCCGGCGAAGCTGTCGGGCGGGCAGCAGCAGCGCGTCGCGATCGCCCGCGCGCTGTCGATGGCGCCCAACCTCATGCTCTTCGACGAGCCCACCTCGGCGCTCGACCCGGAGCTGGTGGGCGAGGTCCTCACGGTCATGCGCAAGCTGGCCGAGGAGGGCATGACAATGCTGGTGGTCACGCACGAGATGGCGTTCGCGCGCGAGGTTGCCGACCGTGTCGTCTTCATGGACGGTGGAGTGATCGTCGAGCAGGGCACCCCGCACGATGTCATCGGGAGCCCGAAGGAGCCTCGCACGAAGGAGTTCCTGCGCCGTGTCCTCGACCCCACGCACGTCAGCCCGAGCTGA
- a CDS encoding ABC transporter permease, whose amino-acid sequence MSAPTTERPAKAAAAPSRGRPFRSLAIAMVKGFLRDRMALFWAVVFPLMFLFLFGGLLGDASVPRSDVIQVGAVPLLDDADAATQAAIDETLDIEDGDDRDAAIAEVRKGDADAVVTMDGDSLVLWYSAADQVTAGIVQGTFNNIVQAANAAASGQPPTYTLAPEQVEDESLSAIQFFTPSLLGWAIAMGATFGAAANLVLWRRNGLLRRLRLSPVPTYAVVGARVVTALMLAGIQMVMFLVPAVAFMGLELTGWWWISVPLLAAATLAFLALGLLIGSFSKTEEGATGAANFVILPMAFLSGSFFPLDGAPAWIVALSNVLPLKWVNQGMLDVMVRGEGPSAVVVPILALLAFALVLGALATRLFRWEKA is encoded by the coding sequence ATGAGCGCCCCCACCACCGAGCGTCCGGCGAAGGCTGCCGCGGCACCCAGCCGCGGCCGGCCCTTCCGCAGCCTCGCGATCGCCATGGTCAAGGGATTCCTGCGTGACCGGATGGCGCTGTTCTGGGCCGTGGTCTTCCCGCTGATGTTCCTCTTCCTCTTCGGCGGTCTGCTCGGCGACGCCAGCGTCCCCCGCAGCGACGTCATCCAGGTCGGTGCCGTGCCGCTCCTGGACGACGCCGATGCGGCGACGCAGGCAGCGATCGACGAGACCCTCGACATCGAGGACGGCGACGACCGTGACGCGGCGATCGCCGAGGTCCGCAAGGGCGATGCCGACGCCGTCGTCACGATGGACGGCGACTCCCTCGTGCTGTGGTACTCGGCGGCCGACCAGGTCACCGCCGGCATCGTCCAGGGCACCTTCAACAACATCGTCCAGGCGGCCAACGCCGCCGCGTCGGGCCAGCCGCCGACGTACACGCTGGCGCCGGAGCAGGTCGAGGACGAGTCGCTCAGCGCGATCCAGTTCTTCACCCCGTCACTGCTCGGCTGGGCGATCGCGATGGGCGCGACGTTCGGGGCGGCCGCCAACCTCGTGCTGTGGCGACGCAACGGGCTGCTGCGCAGGCTCAGGCTGTCGCCGGTCCCGACCTACGCGGTGGTGGGCGCCCGGGTGGTGACCGCGCTGATGCTCGCCGGGATCCAGATGGTGATGTTCCTCGTCCCCGCGGTCGCGTTCATGGGGCTGGAGCTGACGGGCTGGTGGTGGATCTCGGTGCCGTTGCTCGCGGCGGCGACGCTCGCGTTCCTTGCGCTCGGCCTGCTCATCGGTTCGTTCAGCAAGACCGAGGAGGGGGCGACGGGCGCGGCGAACTTCGTCATCTTGCCGATGGCGTTCCTGTCGGGCTCGTTCTTCCCGCTGGACGGGGCTCCGGCGTGGATCGTGGCGCTCTCGAACGTGCTCCCGCTCAAGTGGGTCAACCAGGGCATGCTCGACGTGATGGTGCGCGGCGAGGGGCCGTCGGCCGTCGTCGTGCCGATCCTCGCGCTGCTCGCCTTTGCACTGGTGCTCGGAGCGCTCGCGACGCGGTTGTTCCGCTGGGAGAAGGCCTGA
- a CDS encoding ABC transporter ATP-binding protein has product MGLRVEAHDLVKKYGEVRAVDGITFTVEPGEFFGLLGPNGAGKTTTLEILEGLRRPDGGRALVDGMDPARRDPRILGRMGVQLQASAFFEKLSAREQLDTFGALYGAPATRTGELLELVGLTEQAAIQADKLSGGQKQRLSIACALVNDPDLVFLDEPTAALDPQARRNLWDVLARLNELGRTVVLTTHYMDEAEILCDRVAIVDRGKILSIDSPAALVRGLDLPVQISLAPGTLTPEQAAALPGVESAALEQSAVRVSTRRPALVLTALAERDALEGLSVRGATLEDVFLDLTGREYRA; this is encoded by the coding sequence ATGGGGCTGAGAGTCGAGGCGCACGACCTCGTCAAGAAGTACGGCGAGGTACGTGCTGTCGACGGGATCACCTTCACCGTTGAGCCCGGGGAGTTCTTCGGACTCCTCGGGCCCAACGGTGCGGGCAAGACGACGACGCTGGAGATCCTGGAGGGCCTGCGCCGACCCGACGGGGGCCGGGCTCTCGTCGACGGGATGGACCCGGCGCGTCGCGACCCGCGGATCCTCGGGCGGATGGGGGTGCAGCTGCAGGCCTCGGCGTTCTTCGAGAAGCTGAGCGCGCGTGAGCAGCTCGACACGTTCGGCGCGTTGTACGGTGCGCCTGCCACGCGTACCGGCGAGCTGTTGGAGCTCGTCGGACTGACGGAGCAGGCGGCGATCCAGGCCGACAAGCTGTCCGGTGGCCAGAAGCAGCGGCTGTCCATCGCGTGCGCGCTCGTCAACGATCCCGATCTCGTCTTCCTCGACGAGCCGACGGCGGCGCTCGATCCGCAGGCGCGGCGCAACCTGTGGGACGTCCTCGCGCGCCTCAACGAGTTGGGGCGGACAGTCGTGCTCACGACGCACTACATGGACGAGGCGGAGATCCTGTGTGATCGGGTCGCGATCGTCGACCGCGGAAAGATCCTCTCGATCGACTCCCCGGCCGCGCTCGTACGAGGCCTCGACCTGCCCGTGCAGATCAGCCTCGCGCCGGGCACGCTCACCCCCGAGCAGGCCGCCGCCCTCCCGGGTGTGGAGTCCGCCGCGCTCGAGCAGTCCGCCGTACGGGTCTCGACCCGCCGGCCGGCGCTCGTCCTCACCGCCCTGGCCGAGCGTGATGCCCTCGAGGGCCTTTCGGTACGAGGCGCCACCCTCGAGGACGTCTTCCTCGACCTGACCGGACGGGAGTACCGCGCATGA